A stretch of the Notamacropus eugenii isolate mMacEug1 chromosome 2, mMacEug1.pri_v2, whole genome shotgun sequence genome encodes the following:
- the LOC140525884 gene encoding antigen WC1.1-like yields MVSGQISDPWTFVSALSRYRDSINEAVYQEIDYHLTEDMEDLRSSPDISSWPDDPPGDGYDDVEELPGLEIPSVPQMNEGGILGPTDESDEHRESKTGQHPEYFGGSPDSRMGEYDPSMSSEELGYDEAEIGVPQMSL; encoded by the exons ATGGTCTCAGGCCAAATTTCTGATCCATGGACATTTGTCTCAGCTTTGTCTAGATATAGAGATTCTATTAATGAAGCCGTGTACCAAGAAATTGATTACCACTTGACAGAGGACATGGAGGACCTTCGAAGTAGCCCAG atatctcaagtTGGCCTGATGATCCCCCAGGTGATGGGTATGATGATGTTGAAGAATTACCTGGGCTTGAAATTCCCTCTGTTCCCCAGATGAATGAGGGTGGTATTCTGGGGCCTACGGATGAATCAGACGAGCACAGGGAATCAAAGACAG GTCAGCATCCTGAATACTTTGGGGGATCCCCTGATTCCAGGATGGGAGAATATGACCCATCAATGTCCTCTGAGGAACTGGGGTATGATGAAGCTGAGATTGGTGTCCCTCAGATGTCACTTTAA